From a region of the Defluviitalea raffinosedens genome:
- a CDS encoding spore germination protein yields MFFFPQNKDFVIRNIRLKGFDVDGCILYLDGSSSIHTLTEDIIRPLMEGSPENAENNPIDYIINNIITPKDAQRISKISDITKDIVKGNTILLIHNSTEALSVSTAEFEHRSVEKPVNENVIKGPKESFVESADVNRSLIRKYLKYENLISESIEVGEKSKNEVYIMYIKGIADPDLVNAVKEKIKSIRTDFLPNLSTLEQFIEDRSYSLISTVLYSERPDRAAAFLNEGHIILITDGSPACLIVPVTFWAFFHAAEDQYQRWWYGNFIRMIRLLAVVISWLTPALYIAVVNFHGEMIPTDLAVSIAASREVLPFPVITEILLMEVSFELIREAGVRVPTTIGPTIGIVGALILGQAAVEANIVSPILVIVVAITGLSSFAIPETTLSYTIRISRFILLLAGATMGFLGISFCIVIGLAYILSITSFVVPFMSPVAPHFSSTNDSYTRSVIFKQWLRPTNISKSDSIRRNPKRK; encoded by the coding sequence ATCTTTTTCTTCCCCCAAAATAAAGACTTTGTTATACGCAACATACGGTTAAAAGGCTTTGATGTAGATGGATGCATCCTCTATTTGGACGGCTCCTCCTCCATCCATACCCTTACTGAGGATATTATCAGGCCTTTAATGGAAGGTTCTCCTGAAAATGCAGAAAATAATCCTATAGATTATATTATCAATAATATTATTACTCCTAAAGATGCTCAACGTATCTCCAAAATCTCGGATATCACCAAAGATATCGTTAAAGGCAATACGATACTGCTGATTCACAATTCTACTGAAGCACTTTCTGTTTCCACTGCAGAATTTGAACACCGTTCTGTGGAAAAGCCAGTCAACGAAAACGTTATCAAAGGGCCAAAAGAATCTTTTGTGGAATCGGCTGATGTCAATCGTTCTCTTATAAGAAAGTATCTTAAATATGAAAATCTCATTTCTGAGAGTATTGAAGTCGGCGAAAAATCTAAAAATGAAGTATATATCATGTATATCAAAGGCATCGCTGATCCCGACTTAGTCAACGCCGTCAAAGAAAAAATCAAAAGCATCAGAACCGATTTCCTTCCCAATCTTTCTACACTTGAGCAGTTTATAGAAGACAGAAGTTATTCTCTTATTTCTACTGTACTCTACTCAGAACGACCTGACAGAGCGGCTGCCTTTTTGAACGAAGGACACATCATACTGATTACGGACGGTTCTCCCGCCTGTCTGATTGTCCCGGTAACCTTCTGGGCTTTCTTTCATGCTGCAGAAGATCAGTATCAACGGTGGTGGTATGGTAATTTTATCAGGATGATTCGTCTTTTGGCAGTAGTGATTTCATGGTTAACTCCTGCTTTATATATTGCCGTAGTGAATTTTCATGGTGAAATGATTCCTACCGATCTGGCTGTATCGATTGCTGCATCCAGGGAAGTGCTTCCTTTTCCCGTTATCACCGAAATCCTTCTGATGGAAGTATCCTTCGAATTAATCCGGGAAGCCGGGGTAAGAGTACCTACCACCATTGGCCCAACCATTGGTATCGTCGGTGCACTGATTCTGGGACAGGCTGCCGTAGAAGCCAATATCGTAAGCCCTATTTTAGTAATAGTCGTAGCGATTACAGGACTTTCTTCCTTCGCAATACCAGAAACTACCTTAAGCTATACCATTCGGATCTCCAGATTCATTCTGCTGCTAGCAGGAGCTACTATGGGCTTTTTAGGAATTTCCTTTTGCATTGTTATAGGCCTTGCCTATATCCTCAGTATTACTTCCTTCGTTGTTCCTTTTATGTCTCCGGTAGCTCCCCATTTCTCTTCAACAAACGATAGTTATACACGATCTGTGATCTTTAAGCAATGGCTTAGACCGACTAATATCTCTAAGTCTGATTCTATAAGAAGAAACCCTAAAAGAAAGTAG
- a CDS encoding GerAB/ArcD/ProY family transporter has translation MVSSYSVWVGYLSFLFLLSLFKLYKNKDLTDIIYHLTGKFFGFVIILMLFLILLEYLVVSIRDYADILSTMFYLRTPLKYLLLMLIVTAFYVSHKGINIIGSLCWLTYPLMQGVVLLLIPLALKDLDFSYLFPLGGPGVKTLLKLGILHTSVVSEVISLSIFFTQVRSYKEFKNASLLGLGLSILLITVFMVIYISSYGYTVLSTLNYPHHHLTRLVGLGRFAKNLESFFLGFWSIAIAIRFSIYFYTLATLGTSLIKVKSPNTLLPYIAVVVYILARLPENYTQYVFSIRKVGLMVLWIFFTFLSPFLWVVAKLKGEFKS, from the coding sequence CTGGTTAGTTCCTATTCTGTCTGGGTTGGTTATCTTTCTTTTTTGTTTCTTTTATCCTTGTTTAAATTATATAAAAACAAAGATTTAACAGATATCATCTATCATCTTACCGGTAAGTTCTTTGGATTTGTAATTATCCTCATGTTATTTTTAATTCTGCTCGAATACTTGGTTGTATCCATAAGGGATTATGCAGACATATTAAGCACGATGTTTTACTTAAGAACGCCTTTAAAATACCTGCTGTTAATGCTTATTGTTACAGCTTTTTATGTATCTCATAAAGGAATTAATATTATTGGCAGTCTATGCTGGCTTACATATCCTCTCATGCAAGGGGTAGTCCTGTTATTAATACCATTGGCACTGAAAGATCTGGATTTTAGTTATTTATTCCCCTTAGGCGGACCAGGTGTAAAAACTTTATTAAAATTAGGTATCCTCCATACCTCTGTAGTCAGTGAAGTTATTTCATTATCCATCTTTTTCACACAAGTAAGATCCTATAAAGAATTTAAAAATGCCAGTCTTCTAGGCCTTGGACTTTCTATTCTTTTAATTACTGTATTTATGGTTATTTATATCTCTTCTTATGGATATACTGTCTTGTCTACACTGAACTATCCGCATCACCATCTTACAAGGCTGGTTGGACTGGGACGGTTTGCAAAAAATCTGGAATCCTTCTTCTTAGGTTTTTGGTCCATTGCTATTGCAATACGCTTTAGTATTTATTTTTATACCCTTGCTACATTAGGTACCTCCCTTATAAAAGTAAAAAGTCCAAATACTCTGCTTCCCTATATCGCCGTGGTGGTCTATATCCTTGCAAGACTTCCTGAAAATTATACACAATATGTGTTTTCCATCCGGAAAGTTGGGCTTATGGTATTATGGATTTTTTTCACTTTTCTCTCTCCATTTTTATGGGTAGTTGCAAAACTGAAAGGAGAATTTAAATCTTGA
- a CDS encoding Ger(x)C family spore germination protein, with protein sequence MKKSKKRLKLIFILLVTLFLTGCWDRIEIEEFAFVSVIGLDEGEDGMLRITFQITNPQIGTSTKVQVDEPPSDIITFLSEDLVASRDLASTSIARRLTFSHAKAFIVSEDLAKSNKFYPIIEATQRDRDIRRELNLIVCKEDAADFIRNNRPPFDIRASKYYEFLTSRWEDVGFVPLSTLHKFSLRTLDDMGLFLVTYATTKPDHPKTHLDSEGDIIAGQLDKIDENPMQMMGSAVFKEGKMIGKLTGDETRLALILRPTVQTNNILATFPDPLKEGEKISAKLVRGKNKIKITITDDYPIIDVKIPLTLSIASIPSNIDYVKNQSNQKLLIAAIEKRLETVTMELIKKTQEEFGAEPFLWSQVARKKFWLYKDFRDYNWSEKYKNAKITVKYDVKIEDFGKQNRPPKI encoded by the coding sequence TTGAAAAAATCAAAAAAGAGATTAAAACTCATTTTTATATTATTGGTTACCCTTTTTCTTACTGGCTGCTGGGACAGAATAGAAATCGAGGAATTCGCATTTGTTTCAGTTATTGGGCTTGATGAAGGGGAGGATGGTATGCTTAGAATTACCTTTCAGATCACAAATCCTCAGATCGGTACCTCCACCAAGGTTCAGGTAGACGAACCACCCAGCGATATCATCACATTCTTGTCGGAAGACCTTGTTGCATCCAGGGATTTAGCAAGTACTTCTATCGCAAGACGTTTAACCTTTTCCCATGCTAAAGCGTTTATTGTAAGCGAAGATTTAGCAAAGTCGAATAAATTCTACCCAATCATTGAAGCGACCCAAAGGGACAGAGACATCAGAAGAGAACTAAATCTCATCGTATGCAAAGAAGATGCAGCTGACTTTATCAGGAACAATCGTCCTCCTTTTGATATAAGAGCATCAAAATATTATGAATTCCTTACATCAAGGTGGGAAGATGTGGGCTTTGTTCCCCTTTCTACCCTTCATAAATTTTCTCTCAGGACTTTGGATGACATGGGCTTATTTCTTGTAACCTACGCTACCACAAAGCCGGATCATCCAAAAACACATCTTGACAGTGAAGGAGATATTATTGCAGGGCAACTGGATAAAATAGATGAAAATCCAATGCAAATGATGGGTTCAGCAGTGTTTAAAGAAGGGAAAATGATCGGCAAACTGACCGGGGATGAAACCAGATTAGCTTTGATATTGCGGCCAACTGTGCAAACCAATAATATTCTTGCAACTTTTCCCGATCCCTTAAAAGAAGGAGAAAAAATATCTGCAAAACTCGTAAGGGGAAAAAACAAAATTAAAATTACAATTACCGATGACTATCCCATTATTGATGTAAAAATACCTTTAACATTAAGCATAGCATCTATTCCAAGCAATATAGACTACGTGAAAAACCAGTCAAACCAAAAACTTCTTATCGCTGCTATTGAAAAACGCCTTGAAACAGTCACTATGGAATTAATTAAAAAAACTCAAGAAGAATTCGGTGCTGAGCCTTTTTTATGGTCCCAAGTAGCAAGGAAAAAATTTTGGCTTTATAAAGACTTTAGAGACTATAATTGGTCTGAGAAATATAAAAATGCAAAAATCACTGTAAAATATGATGTTAAAATCGAAGATTTCGGTAAACAAAACAGGCCTCCAAAGATTTAG
- a CDS encoding type I phosphomannose isomerase catalytic subunit, with translation MLYPLKLDPVYKEPIWGGKKLREIFDKDIPSDTTGESWEIACHENGTSIVANGPLKGKSLKEVIDDYGVEALGTKIGEEGKKKFPLLVKIIDASDRLSVQVHPEDEYAKEHEGELGKTEMWIVLDAKPGAQLVYGVKPGVTREMFEENIKKGTLENLLNFVDVKKGDVFFIPAGTLHAIGEGLLIAEIQQNSDTTYRVYDWNRVDSSGKPRELHIQKALDVTNLSDCIGHEKVEGTVTKEGENIRHHLVSCKYFITEILEIQKESKEPLNGDKFDLLMAIEGNGVIEYREGAVPFKAGDSFFMPASIGDYSIAGQCKVIKTYVPVR, from the coding sequence ATGTTATATCCTTTAAAACTTGATCCTGTATATAAAGAACCCATATGGGGCGGAAAAAAGTTAAGAGAGATATTTGATAAAGATATTCCTTCGGACACAACCGGAGAAAGTTGGGAAATAGCCTGCCATGAAAATGGTACAAGCATTGTTGCCAATGGACCATTAAAAGGCAAGTCCTTAAAAGAAGTGATTGACGATTATGGCGTAGAGGCATTGGGAACGAAGATCGGAGAAGAAGGAAAAAAGAAATTCCCACTTCTTGTTAAAATCATCGATGCTTCCGACAGACTTTCAGTTCAAGTTCATCCTGAAGATGAATATGCTAAAGAACATGAAGGTGAATTAGGCAAAACAGAAATGTGGATTGTACTGGATGCAAAGCCAGGTGCACAGCTTGTATACGGTGTTAAACCTGGCGTTACTAGGGAAATGTTTGAAGAAAATATTAAGAAAGGAACCCTTGAAAATCTACTGAATTTCGTGGATGTCAAAAAAGGCGATGTGTTTTTCATTCCTGCTGGAACCCTTCATGCCATAGGAGAAGGGCTTCTTATAGCAGAAATCCAGCAGAACTCTGATACAACATATAGAGTTTACGATTGGAACAGGGTGGACAGCAGCGGAAAACCAAGAGAGCTTCATATACAAAAAGCTTTGGATGTAACCAATTTATCTGACTGTATAGGGCATGAAAAAGTGGAAGGCACGGTCACTAAAGAAGGTGAAAACATAAGGCATCATCTTGTTTCCTGCAAGTATTTTATTACAGAGATCCTGGAAATTCAAAAAGAAAGCAAAGAACCTTTAAATGGAGACAAATTTGACTTGCTTATGGCTATTGAAGGGAATGGAGTCATTGAGTACAGGGAAGGTGCGGTTCCCTTTAAAGCAGGGGATTCCTTCTTTATGCCTGCAAGTATTGGAGATTATAGTATTGCAGGGCAGTGCAAAGTGATTAAGACTTATGTGCCTGTACGCTAA
- a CDS encoding efflux RND transporter periplasmic adaptor subunit, with product MKKSLKWLFLISGVGLIILLAIYYTLKPLKAEVIQVDPKTVEVSFREEGTVMAQQEETIYPVVQGLIEEVYVKEGDRVKKGDVLLKIDTKDLTYQLAQLEEQKVSIQGQEQKTYDEMNQQLISLRAQLQGLEGQKVEANTAPYKSQIKQQQVRIEEAKRQLELAEDDYKRMNALFEEGAVSQKERDAAEEALNQVKDNLKIQEEVLALLKEQTEGSDLYYEAQKKATKSQIALLEAQLGQDSDKSGTVQYYKGMIESLNAQIEQVKYQIERSEIKAPFDGIVKDLEAEKGLPAFPQSPLLTVFQPDSYEVEVFVLTEDIVELKEGMAVELIQERKDQDVVFEGVIDKIAPSAEEKISSLGLTEQRVKVTIRPNDNEKAELRPGYALDVKFVTHKEDNRLAVPKAVLFPYEDRDALWVVRNGKAIIQPVVKGLENDQEVVILEGLKDGDTVIRNPQLEGLKQGKRISLQ from the coding sequence ATGAAAAAATCACTTAAATGGCTTTTTCTCATTTCAGGGGTTGGACTGATTATTTTACTTGCTATTTATTATACACTAAAGCCTTTAAAGGCAGAAGTTATTCAAGTTGATCCCAAAACTGTAGAAGTTTCCTTCAGGGAAGAAGGAACTGTAATGGCACAGCAGGAAGAGACGATTTATCCAGTGGTTCAAGGTTTGATTGAAGAAGTTTATGTGAAAGAAGGAGATAGAGTTAAAAAGGGAGACGTACTCTTAAAAATAGATACCAAAGATTTAACTTATCAACTGGCTCAGCTGGAAGAACAGAAAGTCAGTATACAGGGGCAGGAACAGAAGACCTACGATGAAATGAATCAGCAGCTCATTAGTTTAAGAGCACAACTGCAAGGCCTGGAGGGCCAAAAGGTGGAGGCCAATACTGCTCCCTATAAATCTCAAATCAAACAGCAGCAAGTAAGGATTGAAGAAGCTAAAAGGCAACTTGAACTGGCAGAAGACGACTATAAAAGAATGAATGCCTTGTTTGAAGAAGGGGCAGTTAGTCAAAAAGAAAGGGATGCAGCTGAGGAAGCCCTGAACCAGGTTAAAGACAATCTCAAAATTCAGGAAGAAGTTCTTGCATTACTTAAAGAGCAAACTGAAGGCAGTGATCTTTATTATGAAGCACAAAAGAAAGCAACCAAAAGTCAAATAGCTCTGTTGGAGGCTCAACTTGGTCAAGACTCTGATAAGTCCGGAACCGTTCAATATTATAAAGGAATGATAGAATCTCTGAATGCCCAAATTGAACAAGTAAAATATCAGATCGAAAGGTCGGAAATCAAAGCACCTTTTGATGGAATCGTGAAAGATTTAGAGGCAGAAAAAGGACTCCCAGCATTCCCTCAATCACCGTTACTAACGGTATTCCAGCCTGATTCTTATGAGGTAGAAGTCTTTGTTTTAACAGAAGATATTGTAGAATTAAAAGAAGGGATGGCTGTAGAACTGATTCAGGAGAGAAAAGATCAGGATGTTGTATTTGAAGGCGTTATTGATAAAATTGCGCCATCTGCTGAAGAAAAAATTTCTTCTTTAGGATTAACAGAGCAGCGTGTAAAAGTTACAATCAGACCAAACGACAATGAAAAGGCAGAATTACGCCCAGGATATGCCTTGGATGTAAAATTCGTAACCCATAAAGAAGACAATAGACTTGCAGTACCTAAAGCGGTACTTTTCCCCTATGAAGATAGGGATGCCCTTTGGGTAGTGAGAAATGGTAAGGCAATAATCCAACCTGTTGTCAAAGGATTGGAAAATGATCAGGAAGTAGTTATTTTAGAAGGATTGAAAGATGGAGATACCGTGATCAGAAATCCTCAACTGGAAGGATTAAAACAAGGAAAACGGATTAGCCTGCAATAA
- a CDS encoding FtsX-like permease family protein, producing the protein MILWKKLFRDLKENKMAYIACLIVISVGLMSYTAMSIAMDNLNRAKDEFYEEKHFAEGFAKVKSIPLSKVKILSRIEGIKEVEGRLVKDVRVLLPGREEDNVYLRLVAIDPTDPTHLNGVQKLEGRELDTDKANIWIGPKFFEVNGLKMEEKISVIINGKKTELVIAGIAQSPEFVYPMQNEQSIMPTPETFDIAYLPYEVMDSLFGLSGNINDIIFTLEEGYGFRDVEEELKEKLKKYGFETAFERKDQLSHAMLQQELDSLDSMAKSVPLIFIGISAIILYIMLKRLVEQQRGLIGTLKAFGYTQKEILLHYLSYSWVIGLGGGIIGGLLGTLLSGYITEMYKEFFQLPDLKNQFSWEYFIIGIILSVLGCLFAGFQGVKGVMKLHPAQAMRPEAPPAGKKILIERIRILWSSLTVQGRMAMRNIFRSKGRSFFTLIGVVFTFAMMATMISFYETMDIMMIDQFEKIQTYNIKMNFESPIYAKEVVRELKNRKGIIELETMLEVPATFKNSYHKKNLVILGLNRESNLYNIVDFDGNKVKVPAEGILLSESIAKSLHVKVGDKVRIESPWAKEDKLYVYVSGIIPQYIGGNAYMEEKSLGRLLGYGDISTSAILKIQPEDIALLKDDYNASSKIQSIEESGTTVKKYKELLDTYDYMIWVMVLIAVVTGFAIIYNSSIISLAERKRELASLRVLGMTVREVLEIISFEQCTIGIVGMLFGIPMTFLLKQMVADAINNDVFTLPTYTAPSSFLTAFMGTVLAITLAQLNIARNIKKLDLVEVLKERE; encoded by the coding sequence GTGATTTTATGGAAAAAATTGTTTCGTGATTTAAAGGAAAATAAGATGGCATACATTGCCTGCCTGATTGTTATTAGTGTTGGATTGATGTCTTATACAGCTATGTCTATTGCTATGGATAATCTTAACCGGGCAAAGGATGAATTTTATGAGGAAAAACATTTTGCAGAAGGATTTGCGAAAGTAAAATCTATTCCATTATCAAAAGTTAAAATCCTTTCCAGAATAGAAGGGATTAAAGAAGTAGAAGGCCGTCTGGTTAAAGATGTGAGAGTGCTTCTTCCGGGACGGGAAGAGGACAATGTATATCTTAGATTAGTAGCCATAGATCCTACAGATCCAACCCACTTAAACGGAGTTCAGAAGCTGGAAGGCAGGGAATTGGATACTGATAAAGCGAATATTTGGATTGGTCCTAAATTTTTTGAGGTTAATGGACTTAAGATGGAGGAGAAAATATCTGTAATCATCAACGGAAAAAAGACAGAATTAGTGATTGCAGGAATAGCTCAAAGTCCGGAATTTGTTTATCCCATGCAAAACGAGCAAAGTATCATGCCCACACCGGAAACTTTCGATATTGCCTATCTTCCTTATGAAGTTATGGATTCTTTATTTGGTTTAAGCGGAAACATTAATGACATTATTTTTACTTTAGAAGAAGGCTATGGTTTTAGAGATGTAGAAGAGGAATTAAAGGAGAAATTAAAAAAATACGGTTTTGAAACTGCCTTTGAAAGAAAGGATCAATTAAGTCATGCCATGCTTCAGCAGGAATTGGATAGTCTTGACTCCATGGCTAAAAGTGTTCCACTTATATTTATTGGTATATCGGCTATCATTTTATACATCATGCTCAAGCGGCTGGTAGAACAGCAAAGAGGTTTGATTGGAACATTAAAAGCTTTTGGTTATACACAAAAAGAGATTCTCTTGCACTATTTATCCTATAGCTGGGTTATTGGACTTGGTGGAGGGATCATAGGGGGACTATTAGGAACACTTTTGTCTGGCTATATAACAGAAATGTATAAGGAATTCTTCCAGCTGCCTGATTTAAAAAATCAGTTTTCCTGGGAGTATTTTATCATAGGAATTATTTTATCCGTTCTTGGATGTCTCTTTGCCGGATTTCAAGGGGTTAAAGGAGTGATGAAGCTTCATCCTGCACAGGCAATGAGACCAGAGGCCCCGCCTGCGGGTAAAAAGATTTTAATCGAAAGAATAAGAATTTTATGGAGTAGTTTAACGGTTCAAGGACGTATGGCCATGAGGAATATTTTTCGCAGCAAAGGAAGAAGTTTTTTCACTCTTATTGGAGTGGTCTTTACCTTTGCAATGATGGCAACTATGATTTCTTTTTATGAAACGATGGATATTATGATGATTGATCAGTTTGAAAAGATCCAAACTTATAATATAAAAATGAATTTCGAATCTCCAATTTATGCGAAAGAGGTTGTCAGAGAACTTAAAAATAGAAAGGGCATTATAGAACTGGAGACGATGCTGGAGGTTCCAGCTACTTTTAAAAATTCGTATCATAAAAAGAACTTGGTGATTCTGGGCCTTAATAGAGAATCCAATTTATATAATATTGTGGATTTTGACGGTAATAAAGTCAAAGTCCCTGCAGAAGGAATTCTTTTATCTGAATCCATAGCCAAATCTCTCCACGTAAAAGTTGGAGATAAAGTTCGAATTGAGAGTCCTTGGGCAAAAGAAGATAAGCTTTATGTCTATGTATCTGGAATCATACCTCAATATATAGGGGGGAATGCCTATATGGAGGAAAAAAGTTTAGGAAGGCTTTTAGGATATGGGGATATTTCGACCAGTGCAATTTTAAAGATTCAACCAGAGGATATTGCTTTACTAAAAGATGATTATAATGCTTCAAGCAAAATTCAATCTATCGAAGAAAGTGGTACAACAGTAAAAAAGTATAAAGAACTTCTTGATACTTATGACTATATGATCTGGGTTATGGTTTTAATTGCGGTAGTTACAGGCTTTGCCATTATATATAATTCCAGTATTATTTCATTGGCGGAGAGAAAAAGAGAACTGGCTTCGTTAAGAGTTTTAGGAATGACAGTCAGAGAAGTGCTGGAAATCATATCTTTTGAGCAATGCACGATAGGAATTGTAGGAATGCTGTTTGGAATACCTATGACTTTTCTTCTAAAACAGATGGTAGCAGATGCTATTAATAATGATGTATTCACTTTGCCTACTTATACGGCGCCATCCTCATTTTTGACGGCTTTTATGGGGACGGTTCTTGCAATTACTTTGGCACAGCTTAATATTGCACGGAATATTAAAAAACTGGATTTAGTGGAAGTGTTAAAAGAAAGAGAATAA
- a CDS encoding ABC transporter ATP-binding protein, which yields MDILLKAKNLRKQYQMGEVTVDALKDASFEIYEGEFIVVLGPSGSGKSTMLNLIGGMDTITSGELYYRDQSLHGASEKELTFYRRNTVGFVFQFYNLMPNLTAYENVKLSVEIAKNPLKVEDVLREVGLEDRADHFPSQMSGGQQQRVSLARAIAKNPEILLCDEPTGALDLATGLQVLKLLRKFNKEYKKTVIIITHNGEIAKMADRVFYIKDGKLSRIEKNEKPLPPEEVAW from the coding sequence ATGGATATTTTATTAAAGGCAAAAAACTTAAGAAAGCAGTATCAGATGGGAGAAGTAACGGTAGATGCTTTAAAGGATGCCAGTTTTGAAATATATGAAGGAGAGTTTATTGTTGTCCTTGGACCCAGTGGCTCTGGGAAAAGTACGATGTTAAACTTAATTGGAGGCATGGATACTATTACTTCAGGAGAATTGTACTATAGAGATCAGAGTCTTCATGGAGCCTCAGAAAAAGAACTTACCTTTTATAGAAGAAATACCGTTGGCTTTGTTTTTCAGTTCTATAACCTGATGCCTAATTTAACTGCCTATGAGAATGTAAAATTATCCGTAGAGATTGCTAAAAATCCTCTAAAAGTGGAAGATGTCTTAAGAGAAGTAGGGTTAGAAGACAGAGCCGATCATTTTCCTTCTCAAATGTCAGGAGGTCAACAACAGAGAGTATCTTTAGCCCGGGCTATTGCTAAAAATCCAGAAATTCTCCTATGTGACGAGCCTACAGGAGCATTAGACCTGGCAACGGGTCTTCAGGTATTGAAGCTGCTCCGTAAATTCAATAAAGAGTACAAAAAAACAGTAATCATCATAACCCACAACGGGGAAATTGCAAAGATGGCAGACAGGGTATTTTATATCAAGGATGGAAAGCTTAGCCGCATTGAAAAAAATGAGAAGCCATTGCCTCCTGAGGAGGTGGCATGGTGA
- a CDS encoding TraX family protein: MNNETLSEPKISSNLDTNFLKIIAIITMLIDHIGYVFFPDRIELRIIGRISFPLFAYCIAVGFLYTSNIKKYILRLAAFSILSQPFYVLAFDLPWYELNIFPTLLMGLLILYFLKEKKWIAAILLMMITSIGNFSYGLSGILLIIMFYYFRNHRELSAMIAGMFLSIPFFSDGMYRIQGFAVFSIPLIYLRTNFRIRINKYIFYIFYPLHLLIIFLIKIIIH; the protein is encoded by the coding sequence ATGAACAATGAAACATTATCAGAACCTAAAATAAGTTCTAACCTTGATACGAATTTTTTAAAAATCATTGCTATCATCACCATGTTGATTGATCATATTGGATATGTATTTTTCCCGGACAGGATCGAGCTGCGTATTATTGGAAGAATATCTTTCCCTTTATTTGCTTATTGTATAGCAGTAGGGTTCCTGTACACCAGTAACATTAAAAAATATATCTTAAGACTGGCTGCTTTTAGCATACTCTCTCAGCCTTTTTATGTTCTGGCTTTTGATTTGCCATGGTATGAGCTGAATATCTTTCCTACCTTACTTATGGGATTACTGATCCTTTATTTTTTAAAAGAAAAGAAATGGATTGCAGCGATCTTATTAATGATGATTACATCCATCGGAAATTTCAGCTATGGTTTATCAGGCATTCTGCTTATAATTATGTTTTATTATTTTAGAAATCATAGAGAACTTTCTGCAATGATAGCAGGGATGTTCTTAAGCATTCCTTTTTTCTCTGATGGTATGTATCGTATTCAGGGCTTTGCGGTATTTAGCATTCCCTTGATCTATTTACGTACAAATTTCCGTATCAGGATCAATAAATATATTTTCTATATTTTTTATCCCTTGCATTTGCTGATCATATTTCTGATAAAAATTATAATTCATTAA
- a CDS encoding DUF6954 family protein: MKIFLNIIITIALVAVTFFGLGPVLLADGSKTERLLTLLVVLALYFLLVLALKWVKKRYR; this comes from the coding sequence ATGAAGATTTTTCTTAATATCATCATAACCATTGCACTTGTAGCTGTGACTTTTTTTGGTTTAGGTCCTGTTTTACTGGCAGACGGATCCAAAACAGAAAGACTGCTTACATTATTGGTGGTGCTGGCTCTGTATTTTTTATTAGTCTTGGCTTTAAAATGGGTTAAGAAAAGGTATAGGTAA